ATGCCCAGCGCATCCATGACATCGATCCCCTGCTGGGCCCAGAGAACGGAACCGTAGCTGAGACCATGAGCTCGATCGCTCAAGCCGTTTCCGTAGAAATCGAATGCGACAACGCGGTGCTGCCGCGCGAGCCCTTCCGCCGTTCCCTCTTGCCAGTCTGCCAGGCTCCGAGCGGTCCCGTGCAGAAGCAACAGCACGGGGCCCTCCCCGAGATCCAACACGTGAACCCGGCCCGTGCGAGTCTGCACGAATCGGCTCTCCGCGTTCCACGGCTCGGCCGGCAGGGTCACGGGCTCGAGAGCCGCCATCCTCCAGCGGCCCGCGAGAAGCGCGAGCAGACCGGCCGTCAGAAGCGGGAGCAGGATTCTTCGCATGGCGGGTGTGCCATGGAAAGCTTGCCCGAGGCCCACGCCAGGCGCCACCGAGCAGGCTGGTCCGCTGGATGGGCCGGCAGAACACCAAGCACGTCGGCCTGGGCTTGGATTGAAGCCGCTTCCCGCTTAGAGGTGGCGCTCCCGGTAGCCGGCCAGTTCCCTCTTCACGAGCGGCGCGAGCAGGTAGAGCCCGAGCACGTTCGGCACGCATAACACGAAGACCATGGCGTCGGAGAAGTCGAGGACCGCTTCGAGCTGCATCATGCATCCCAGGGCCACGAACACGCAGAAGACGGCGTTGAAGGCGTGGGCGCGGCGCCGACCCTCTCCTACGAGATAGGTCCAGCCCTTCAAACCGTAGTACGACCAGGAGAGCATGGTCGAGAAGGCGAAGAGCAGCGCGGCGATCGCAACCACGATCGGCGACCAGGAGACATTGCGCTCGAAGGCCGCCGAAGTCATCTCTACCCCGCCGAGGCCCGCGGCGAAGAGATCCGGCTGATAGTAGAGGGTCGTCACGATCACCAGAGCCGTCGCGCTGCAGATCACCACCGTGTCGATGAAGGGTTCGAGCAGCGCAACCAGGCCTTCCGTCATGGGTTCATTCGTCCGCACGGCGGCGTGGGCGATCGTCGCCGAACCGATCCCCGCTTCGTTCGAAAACACGGCGCGCTTGAATCCGATGATCAAGACACCGAGGGCGCCGCCGGAAATCGCGTCCGGGTCGAAGGCCTGGTGAAGGATCTCCCGAAAGGCGAAGGGGATGGCTTCGGCGTTCATCGTCAGGATCACGGCGCAGCCCAGCAGGTACAGGGCAGCCATGAACGGCACGATCTTCTCGGTCACCCGGGCGATGCTTCGAATCCCGCCCACGATCACACTGCCGACCAGGAAGGCGAGCACGAGGCCGACCAACCATCCCTTGTCCGCCAGCCAGCTCGCCTCCGGCCCACCGGTGACCGTCACGAGTTGCACGAAGGCCTGATTCGATTGGAACATGTTGCCGATGCCCATGCAGCCGATCACGATTCCGACCGCATAGAATGCGCCCATCGCCCGGCCCAACCTGGGGAGGCCGCGTTCGGCGAGGCCCCTCGACAGGTAGTACATCGCCCCGCCCGAGACGGAGCCGTCCGGATTCTCGTGGCGATACATCACACCGAGCGTGCACTCGACGAATTTCGAGGACATCCCGAGCAGCCCAGCGACCACGAGCCAGAAAGCGGCGCCCGGCCCGCCCACGGAAATGGCCACGGCCACTCCACCGATGTTGCCGATCCCGACGGTCCCGGAAATAGCGGTTGCTAGGGCCTGGAAATGGGTGACCTCACCGGGGCCCGCATCGCTCGTGATCGGCGTGCGGTCGCTCACGATCCGGATCGCGCGTCCGAATTCTCGCAGGTTGACGAAGCGGAAGAAGAGCGTGAACCAGACCGCGCCTACGACGAGCCAGAGCACGACCAACGGCAGTTGTGCGCCGAAGACCGGGACCTCGAAGAAGATGATGCTCGAGAGCAACTCGGTCAGCGGCGCCACTGCATCGTTGACCCAGGCGTCGAAACCGCTCGCTTCGCTCAAATCCGCCTTCCCACCGCTACTCGTCGGTGACGCAGCCCTCGGACGCGGACTTCACGTTCTTGATGTACTTGTAGAGCGTACCGCGGCTCGCCTTGAAGGGCGGCGCGGTCCAGGCCGCGCGGCGTTCGGCCAGCTCGCTCTCGGGCACATCGATGTCGATCACGTTCTTCTTGGCGTCGATCTGAATGGGATCGCCATCCCGCACGAGTGCAATGGGCCCGCCCTCCTGAGCCTCCGGAGTCACATGACCCACGATGAAGCCATGGGAGCCCCCGGAGAACCGGCCATCGGTCAGCAAGGCAACCTTGTCGCCCAGGCCCGCGCCCATCAGGATAGAGGTGGGCGAGAGCATTTCCGGCATTCCCGGGCCGCCCTTCGGCCCTTCGTAACGGATCACGATCACGCCGCCCTCGCGGATCTTGCCTTGCTCGGCGGCTTCGACCATATCCTCTTCACAGTCGAACACCTGGGCGGGGCCAGAAAAGGAAAGCCCTTCCTTGCCCGTGATCTTGGCGACGGCGCCGTCAGGCGCCAAACTGCCGGTCAGGATGCGGATGTGGCCCGTCTCCTTGATGGGATCCGCGAGCGAATGCACGACGCTTTGGCCTTCGGAGAGGCCGGGCAGATCTGCCAGGTTCTCGGCGAGCGTGCGACCCGTGACCGTCATGCAGTCTCCGTCGAGCATTCCGTGCTCGAGCAGGAGCTTCATCACGGCCGGGGTGCCACCGACGTTATGCAGATCTTCCATCACGAACTCGCCACTGGGCTTGAAATCCGCGAGCAAGGGCGTGCGATCGCTCACGGCCTGGAAATCCCCGATCTCCAGGCCCACGCCCGCCGCCCGCGCCATCGCCAGCAGGTGCAATACGAGATTGGTCGAACCCCCGACCGCCGTGCCGACCACCATGGCATTCTCGAACGCCGCTCGTGTCATGATGTCGCGCGGCGTCAGGTTCCGCTCGAGAAGGTTGCGGATGGCCGCGCCGGCCGCGTGGCATTCCTCCATCTTCTTCCGATCTTCGGCCGGGGTCGAACTGCTGTAGGGCAGCGACATCCCCATCGCCTCGATCGCGCTCGCCATCGTGTTCGCGGTGTACATACCCCCGCAGGCCCCTGCCCCAGGGCACGCGCGCCTCACGATTCCCAGGCGTTGTTCATCGGTGATCGTTCCGGCAAGGAACTCTCCGTAGCTCTGGAACGCGGACACGACATCGATCGGCTGGCCGTCCGCGCCCACGCCGGGCCGGATCGTTCCGCCGTAGACCATGATCGACGGGCGGTTCACCCGTGCCATCGCCATCACACAACCGGGCATGTTCTTGTCGCAACCTGGCAGCGAAACGTTGGCGTCGTAGAACTGGGCACCCATCACGGTCTCGATCGAATCCGCGATCAGGTCCCGGCTCTGGAGCGAATAGCTCATTCCGTCCGTGCCCATCGAGATGCCATCGGACACACCGATCGTGTGGAACCGCAGCCCGACCAGGCCGGCGTCCACGACACCCGCCTTCACGGCCTCGCCCAACAGCCCGAGGTGCATGTTGCAGGGGTTGCCCTCATAGGCCATGTCGACGATGCCAACCTGGGCCTTGTCCAGATCGGCATCCGTGAGGCCGGCTGCATGGAGCATGGCCTGGGACGCACCCTGGGCCTTTTCCTGGGTAAGACGGCGGGAGATGCGGTTGAGACCGCTCATGGGGAACTCCCAAGTAGGAAGGATTGGAAAGGGAATCGAGAGCCGATCACCCTATCACTTGAGCGCCCACGAATCGACCGGGACGCCGCCCGCCAGGGCCAGTTATCCTCCGCCGCCGGGCCAGAGGATCTGGCCGCCGCATCGATCGGAGACCCCGTGTTCCTGCTCGCACCCATGCTGCTCATCCTCGCCTTCCTGGCGGGGCCCGCGTATTCCGCCGAGCCGAGCTTCGTGCGTACGGAGGAACGCGATGCCTGCACCCAGAACGATCCGCTGCGGCGCCCCTATTTCGGCGATACCCACGTGCACACGGGCTACAGCCAGGATGCCAGCACCCAGGGCACGCGGACGACCCCGCGAGAGGCCTACGCCTTCGCGCAGGGTGAGCCGCTCGGCATCCAACCCTGGGATGCGGAAGGCAAGCCGCAGCGCACCCTCCAGATCGACCGCCCGTTGGACTTCGCAGTCGTGACCGACCACGCCGAACAGATCGGCGAAGTCCACCTCTGCAAGACGCCAGAGGCACCCGGCCACGGGTCCCTCATCTGCCGCATGTACCGGAGCTTTCCGCGCATCGCCTTCTACGTGATGAACTACAGGTACAGCGCCGGCGGCGAGCGTTGGGGGTTCTGCGGAGAGGACGACATGCATTGCCTCGCGGCAGCGGGAACGGTCTGGAAGGACACCCAGGCTGCCGCGGAGGGCGCCTACGACCGCACGAAGGCGTGCACGTTCACGAGTTTCGTCGGCTACGAATGGACGGCCAGTGCCGGCACCGGGAAGAACCTCCATCGCAACGTGATCTTCCGCAACCAGCAGGTACCGGCGTTGCCCATCAGCGTGATGGAAACCGGGAACACGGCCGCCGATCTCTGGGATGAGCTCGAGCGCTCATGCGTGCGCGGCATGCCCGGCTGCGAGGTCCTCACCATCCCCCACAACTCCAACCTGGACGGGGGCTTGATGTTCCAGTCCGCGGCCGAGATCGGTGTCCCGGTTGGCGAGGCGGAAGCAAGGCGGCGTGCACGCTGGGAACCTCTGGTCGAGATCATGCAGCACAAGGGCGATTCCGAATGCATGCTCGGCGGCGATACGACGGACGAGGCCTGCGGCTTCGAGAAGCTCCCGTACGACAGCTTCGGAGCCCAGTTCAGCGCCTCGGGTGGCCAGGCTGTGCCCCAGCAATTCGTCCGGCATGCGTTGAAGCAGGGCCTCCTGCTCGAACGTCAACTCGGTGCGAACCCGTTCCACTACGGGATCGTCGCAAGCACCGACACCCACCTTGGTGCGCCCGGGCAGGTCGCAGAGAAGAACCATCCGGGCCATGGCGGCGCGGGCAATCCCGCGGCGGAAGAACTGCCGCCGGGCCTGCCCGACAACCTCGAGTTCGGCCCCGGCGGCCTCGCCGTGTTGTGGGCCGAAGAGAACAGCCGCGATTCCCTGTTTGCCGCCATGCAACGACGCGAGGCCTACGGCACGAGCGGGCCGCGCATCACCGTGCGCCTGTTCGGCGCCTGGAACCCACCGGAACAACTCTGCGGAAGGGAAGACTTCGTGGCCCTCGGCTATTCGAGCGGAGTACCGATGGGGAGCGACCTCCCCGCCAGGGCCCCGGATGCAACCAGGGATCCGGAAGCAACCGCTCCTTCCCTCGCCCCTTCACTTGCCGTCTGGGCGCTTCAGGATCCCGGGCCGGAAGGCGCTCCGGGCGTGCCGCTGCAGCGGGTGCAGATCGTGAAGGGTTGGCTCGACGGTGAGATGACCCATGAACGGGTCTTCGATGTCGCCGGAGGCCCGAACGACGCACGTGTCGATCCGGCAACTTGCGAGCCCATGGGAAAGGGCGAGCGCTCCTTGTGCTCGGTTTGGAAGGACCCGGAGTTCGATCCGGTACAGCCCGCGTTCTACTACGCACGTGTACTCGAAAACCCGACTTGTCGTTGGAGCCAACACCTCTGCCTCGCGGCCGGTGTGGATTGTTCTGATCCGAACTCGATCACGGAGGGCTACGAGCCCTGCTGCAGCGAAGACCACCGGCCGGTGATCCAGGAGCGCGCCTGGACCTCGCCCATCTGGTACCGGCCCAGCGTGGCCGGCGGTGAAGGATGAGGCGACCCCTGCCGCGCTTCCTCTTGCTCGGTCTGGGCCTCTTCCTGGCCGACGCTTTCCTGGGCGGCGGAGCCGATGCGAACCGAACCCCGGCGCCTCCGGGCACGCAGCTCAGCGACGACGAACTCTTGTTCCGCGAGGCATTGCTGCGCGGATATCACGAGACGGACGGCGTGGTTCGCATGCGGCTCGCCCGCAACATGCGCTTCGCCGTTGCAGACGAAACCCGCAGCGAGGCCGAACTGGTCGACGACGCGCTGGCGTTGGGCATGCACCAGAGCGATCTCGTCGTCCGGCGCCGACTGATCCAGAAGCTGAACCTGCTGGGCCGGGAACGCGGCCGCCACCCGCCTCCGACGGAAGCGGAGCTCCAGGAGTACCTGGATGCCCACCCGAAACGCTGGCGGCGGCCTGCACGCGTCACGCTGACGCAGCTCTACTACCGAACGGAGGAAGCCGCCGCCGCGGCACGGGTTCGCCTGCCTGAGGGGGTCGATCCAGAGGATCCGGCCCTGCGCGCCCTGCCCCACCCGCTTCCCATTCCCATGCACCTCCCGCGTCACTCGGAGCGCGACGTGGCCAGGCTGCTCGGCCCGGATTTCGCACAGGCCGCCTTCGCTGCGCCGGACCTGACCTGGAGTGGCCCGTTCCGCTCGGCCTACGGACAGCATTGGGTGTATCTCCACGAGCGAACACCAGGAGGAAGAATCGCCCTCGATGCGGTGCGCACCGAGGTGCGCGAATCCCTGCTGGCCGAACGGGGCGAACGAGCCCTCGAAGCCTGGATCGCAGAGCTTCGCGCCCGCTACCAGCTGCCGGCTCCGAACGAGCCTTCGCTGGAGAAGGAATCGTGAGAGCCACCGCCTTCCTGTTCTTTGCCTTGCTCGCCCTGGCTTCCTCCGCCGGCGCCCATCGCCTGGCGCCCTCGTTCCTCTCACTCGAGGTCTCGGCCGACGGCCACGTGGACGTGCTCTGGAAGACCGCCCAGGTGGTGGCGCGAGGTGCCCAGATCAAGCCCGTGCTCCCGGAGGCCTGCCATCGCCTGGGCGAAGCCGAGGTTCGCGCCGAGGGCACGGCCTGGGTGACACGCATCCAGATGAACTGCGGCTCCGAAGGATTGATCGGCCAGCGTATCGCGGTCACGGGCCTCGAAGAAAGCGGCACCGACGCCCTGGTTCGGATTGCCTTCGCCGACGGCCGGGAGGTGCGCACCATCCTCAGCAGGACGGCCCCGACGATGGAGGTACCCGAGAAGGAGAGCCCCTGGCGGGTGTTCTCCGACTACCTCCAACTCGGTGTGGGGCATTTGCTAGGCGGTCCAGACCACCTGCTCTTCGTGCTGGGCCTGATGTTGCTGATGCCGACGACTCGGAAGCTGCTTGCCGCCGTCACCGCCTTCACCCTGGGACACAGCCTCACCCTCGCGCTCGCAGCGCTGGGAATCCTCGGGGTGCCGCAGGGCCTGGTGGAGCTGACGATTGCCGCAACCCTCGTGGTGCTGGCGCGCGAGACCCTGCTTCCCCGGCCCGAAGCCTCGGCCCTGGTGCGCCGGCCCTGGATCGCCCCAGCGGCTTTCGGCCTCGTGCACGGCCTGGGCTTCGCCGGCGCCCTCGCGGAACTCGGCCTGCCCGGTCACGCCATCCCGCTTGCCTTGTTCGCCTTCAACGTCGGCATCGAATTCGGACAGATCGGTGTGGTAGTGGCGGGCTGGTGGGCCGTCCGCGCCCTGGCTCGCAGGCAATCCTCCCTGCCGGGCTGGATCGCCGAGACACCTGCCACCGTGATTGGAACCCTCGGCGTCTTCTGGTGCCTCCAGCGTGCCACCGCCTGGCTGCTGCCGTGATGCTGTTCGAGCGGAGAGCGTTAGCGGGGGCAATTCGACCCGCTCCACGTAGAACAGACTGGCTCACACCGCACCCTCCAGCTATCAACCCGCAGTGACCAAGCTCCAGGTGGATTTCGAGCACGCTTCCCGCAGTTGGTGGGAGGCCGGCGGCCAGGAGCTCTGGGAAGGTATCTGCGACGACGGCAACTCCGTCATCCTGGATGACGCCATCGCACAATCGTGGCTCGCCGAGGCAGAGAAGCTGCCCGGTTGGAGTGAAGGCCACGAGTACGCTCCCCACCCCATTGCCTCGAGCCCCGTCAGCGATGAAGAAGCCGAGCTCGAGTAGAGGTAGAACCCATGGCCGGCTCTGAGCCGCTAATCGCCGTCTTCTGTGACTTCGAGAACCTCGCGATCGGCGCACGCCGCTCGAAGCTGGGACCGATCAAGATCGATCTGGTGCTGAAGCGCCTGCTCGAAAAGGGACGCATCGTCTACAAGCGCGCATATTGCGATTGGAGCGGATACCAGAAAGAAGGCAAGGAGCTCCACCGCCACGGCGTGGAGATGGTCGAGATCCCGCAGACCAAGATGAGCGGCAAGAACAGTGCCGACATCCACATGGTCGTCGACGCCCTCGACCTTTGTTATGCCAAGCAGCACATCGACATCTTCGCGTTGCTCTCGGGCGACAGCGATTTCTCGCCTCTCGTCGCGAAGCTGAAGGAAAACGACAAGCGGGTGCTCACCTGCGGTGTCAAGAGCTCCACCTCGGATCTGCTCGTGAACGCCTCCGACGAATTCCTCTACTACGACGATCTGGTGCGTGCCGAACGAGGCCGCGCGGAACGGGCGACCCCCAAGCCCAAGACGGCGAAGAGCAAGGCGGGAACCACCAAGGCGCCCCAGCTCGAAGACGGCGTGAACCAGGTATTCGAGATCGTCCAATCCCTGGCTGGAGACTACGACCAGATCTGGGGCTCGATGGTCAAGCAAACCGTCAAGCGCGTCTATCCGGGCTTCACCGAATCCGCCTCCGGCCACGCGTCCTTCCACGATCTCCTGGAAGCCCTCGAGGACAAGGGCCTGATCGAACTCGAGTGGGACGAGAAACGCGGCAACTACCTCGTCAAACTCCAGAGAGCCAAGCGCAGCTGACCCACCCTCCAAGAGGGCGATCAGCTTGCAGCGCTTCGCTTCTCGTGCGTAAGTTCGAGTCGCCGGGGCTGGGTACAGGCCGGGCGGAATGGCTCGGCCGGGGATCGGGTGACCGCTTAGGGACTGGACAGGGTGTTGCCCTTCGCGGCTATC
The bacterium genome window above contains:
- a CDS encoding alanine:cation symporter family protein, producing MSEASGFDAWVNDAVAPLTELLSSIIFFEVPVFGAQLPLVVLWLVVGAVWFTLFFRFVNLREFGRAIRIVSDRTPITSDAGPGEVTHFQALATAISGTVGIGNIGGVAVAISVGGPGAAFWLVVAGLLGMSSKFVECTLGVMYRHENPDGSVSGGAMYYLSRGLAERGLPRLGRAMGAFYAVGIVIGCMGIGNMFQSNQAFVQLVTVTGGPEASWLADKGWLVGLVLAFLVGSVIVGGIRSIARVTEKIVPFMAALYLLGCAVILTMNAEAIPFAFREILHQAFDPDAISGGALGVLIIGFKRAVFSNEAGIGSATIAHAAVRTNEPMTEGLVALLEPFIDTVVICSATALVIVTTLYYQPDLFAAGLGGVEMTSAAFERNVSWSPIVVAIAALLFAFSTMLSWSYYGLKGWTYLVGEGRRRAHAFNAVFCVFVALGCMMQLEAVLDFSDAMVFVLCVPNVLGLYLLAPLVKRELAGYRERHL
- the ilvD gene encoding dihydroxy-acid dehydratase is translated as MSGLNRISRRLTQEKAQGASQAMLHAAGLTDADLDKAQVGIVDMAYEGNPCNMHLGLLGEAVKAGVVDAGLVGLRFHTIGVSDGISMGTDGMSYSLQSRDLIADSIETVMGAQFYDANVSLPGCDKNMPGCVMAMARVNRPSIMVYGGTIRPGVGADGQPIDVVSAFQSYGEFLAGTITDEQRLGIVRRACPGAGACGGMYTANTMASAIEAMGMSLPYSSSTPAEDRKKMEECHAAGAAIRNLLERNLTPRDIMTRAAFENAMVVGTAVGGSTNLVLHLLAMARAAGVGLEIGDFQAVSDRTPLLADFKPSGEFVMEDLHNVGGTPAVMKLLLEHGMLDGDCMTVTGRTLAENLADLPGLSEGQSVVHSLADPIKETGHIRILTGSLAPDGAVAKITGKEGLSFSGPAQVFDCEEDMVEAAEQGKIREGGVIVIRYEGPKGGPGMPEMLSPTSILMGAGLGDKVALLTDGRFSGGSHGFIVGHVTPEAQEGGPIALVRDGDPIQIDAKKNVIDIDVPESELAERRAAWTAPPFKASRGTLYKYIKNVKSASEGCVTDE
- a CDS encoding DUF3604 domain-containing protein: MFLLAPMLLILAFLAGPAYSAEPSFVRTEERDACTQNDPLRRPYFGDTHVHTGYSQDASTQGTRTTPREAYAFAQGEPLGIQPWDAEGKPQRTLQIDRPLDFAVVTDHAEQIGEVHLCKTPEAPGHGSLICRMYRSFPRIAFYVMNYRYSAGGERWGFCGEDDMHCLAAAGTVWKDTQAAAEGAYDRTKACTFTSFVGYEWTASAGTGKNLHRNVIFRNQQVPALPISVMETGNTAADLWDELERSCVRGMPGCEVLTIPHNSNLDGGLMFQSAAEIGVPVGEAEARRRARWEPLVEIMQHKGDSECMLGGDTTDEACGFEKLPYDSFGAQFSASGGQAVPQQFVRHALKQGLLLERQLGANPFHYGIVASTDTHLGAPGQVAEKNHPGHGGAGNPAAEELPPGLPDNLEFGPGGLAVLWAEENSRDSLFAAMQRREAYGTSGPRITVRLFGAWNPPEQLCGREDFVALGYSSGVPMGSDLPARAPDATRDPEATAPSLAPSLAVWALQDPGPEGAPGVPLQRVQIVKGWLDGEMTHERVFDVAGGPNDARVDPATCEPMGKGERSLCSVWKDPEFDPVQPAFYYARVLENPTCRWSQHLCLAAGVDCSDPNSITEGYEPCCSEDHRPVIQERAWTSPIWYRPSVAGGEG
- a CDS encoding peptidyl-prolyl cis-trans isomerase; this encodes MRRPLPRFLLLGLGLFLADAFLGGGADANRTPAPPGTQLSDDELLFREALLRGYHETDGVVRMRLARNMRFAVADETRSEAELVDDALALGMHQSDLVVRRRLIQKLNLLGRERGRHPPPTEAELQEYLDAHPKRWRRPARVTLTQLYYRTEEAAAAARVRLPEGVDPEDPALRALPHPLPIPMHLPRHSERDVARLLGPDFAQAAFAAPDLTWSGPFRSAYGQHWVYLHERTPGGRIALDAVRTEVRESLLAERGERALEAWIAELRARYQLPAPNEPSLEKES
- a CDS encoding HupE/UreJ family protein yields the protein MRATAFLFFALLALASSAGAHRLAPSFLSLEVSADGHVDVLWKTAQVVARGAQIKPVLPEACHRLGEAEVRAEGTAWVTRIQMNCGSEGLIGQRIAVTGLEESGTDALVRIAFADGREVRTILSRTAPTMEVPEKESPWRVFSDYLQLGVGHLLGGPDHLLFVLGLMLLMPTTRKLLAAVTAFTLGHSLTLALAALGILGVPQGLVELTIAATLVVLARETLLPRPEASALVRRPWIAPAAFGLVHGLGFAGALAELGLPGHAIPLALFAFNVGIEFGQIGVVVAGWWAVRALARRQSSLPGWIAETPATVIGTLGVFWCLQRATAWLLP
- a CDS encoding NYN domain-containing protein; the protein is MAGSEPLIAVFCDFENLAIGARRSKLGPIKIDLVLKRLLEKGRIVYKRAYCDWSGYQKEGKELHRHGVEMVEIPQTKMSGKNSADIHMVVDALDLCYAKQHIDIFALLSGDSDFSPLVAKLKENDKRVLTCGVKSSTSDLLVNASDEFLYYDDLVRAERGRAERATPKPKTAKSKAGTTKAPQLEDGVNQVFEIVQSLAGDYDQIWGSMVKQTVKRVYPGFTESASGHASFHDLLEALEDKGLIELEWDEKRGNYLVKLQRAKRS